The genomic DNA AAATTCCTCTATTTGTTAAAAATACAGATGAAGGAAAAGAATTGAGAAAATTGATAGTAGAAGAATAAAATAATAGTATTTTTAGTTAATTTTATTTTTTAGCGAGCTGTTTACTAAAAATAGATAAATAAAAAATTTAATGTAATAGAGATTACTATTAATTAATGGTAATCTCTATCTTTGATAAAATGTTAATATATGGTATGTTAATATTAAATATCTAAAATTATTTCTTGGAGATATATTATGTCTAGTATAAAATTTGAGCATGTAAAAAAAGTATATGACAACAAAGTTGAGGTAGTTAAAGACTTTAGTTTGGATATAGCTGATAAAGAGTTTGTAATTCTTGTAGGTCCTTCAGGCTGCGGTAAATCTACAACTTTACGTATGATAGCTGGTCTTGAAGAGATTACAGATGGTAAACTTTATATTGGAGATAGACTCATAAATGATGTAGCTCCAAAAGACAGAGATATTGCTATGGTGTTTCAGAACTATGCCTTATATCCGCACATGTCTGTATTTAAGAACATGGCTTTTGGGTTGGAACTTAGAAAAACTCCAAAAGATGAAATTAAGAAAAGAGTTGAATGGGCAGCACAAGTACTTGATATAGCTCATTTGCTTGACAGAAAACCTAAGGCATTATCTGGCGGTCAGCGTCAAAGGGTA from Brachyspira pilosicoli includes the following:
- a CDS encoding ABC transporter ATP-binding protein, with translation MSSIKFEHVKKVYDNKVEVVKDFSLDIADKEFVILVGPSGCGKSTTLRMIAGLEEITDGKLYIGDRLINDVAPKDRDIAMVFQNYALYPHMSVFKNMAFGLELRKTPKDEIKKRVEWAAQVLDIAHLLDRKPKALSGGQRQRV